The uncultured Sphaerochaeta sp. genome includes the window AAAGCTCGATCATCACATGGCTGAAGACCATGCAGGATATTCTGATTGATCCCGAGGAAAGAATCTGCATCTACAGCTTCAACCAGACACTTGCCAAGAGTTTCGTGAACCAGGTGAAGACGGAGTTTGAGACGAACTGGAGACTGAAATGGTTGTTTCCAGAGATTCTTTGGGATGATCCCTTGAAGGGTACCTATATCGATGAGAACGGCGTAAGACAAAGGATCCCATGGACAACCGACAGCATACGGGTGAAACGAAGGAACAGGGCCAAGGAAGATACACTCACCGCTTCAGGGCTGGTGACCGGGCAGAAGACAGGTGGCCACTATACGATCCTTGTGTATGATGATGTCGTTACACTCGACAGTGTAACCACACCTGAGATGATTGACCGTACCACCAAGGCTTATGAGATGAGCTTGAACACCGGAGCCAGTTCAGGGGGGAAACCTACAAAGGTGAGAATCATCGGTACCAGATACCATTACGCCGACACCTATTCCGTGATTCTCAAGAGAGGGTCTGCAAAGCCGAGAATTTATCCATGCGTGGATGACCATGGGAATCCTGTATTGCTCTCCAGGGAAATCCTGGCAGACAAGAAGAAGGATCTTGGATCATGGGTCTACGCCTCGCAGATGATGTGTGATCCCAGACAGGCTGGAAGCATGGGATTCCTGAGGGAGTGGATCAAGCCATGGACACCCGCAATCTGGGAAAATCTCAACCGTGTGATAATCGTAGACCCTGCAGACAAGATCAAGCGCAAGTCTGACTATACGGTCATGTGGGTGATTGGATTGGGGGCTGACAGAAACTACTATGTGATTGACATGATCAGGGACAAGCTGTCCCTTACGGGAAGAACGAATGCCCTCTTTGCCCTGCACCAGAAATACAGGCCCAACCTGGGTGTGTTTTATGAATCTGTCGGTATGCAGGCAGACACACAGCATATCGAGGAGCAGATGGAACTGAGGAATTACCGGTTCCCTTTGTATCCAGTGAAGGCTACCAGTGCGAAGGGGCTGCGTATCGAATCCCTGGAACCGTTGTTCAGCAATCACCGGATCTATATGCCTGAGGTGATCTGGTGGAGGAATTGGGAAGGGGAGACCGTCAACCTCATGGAACAGTTCCTGCAGGATGAATATCTCGCGTATCCCTTCTGCAGCCATGACGACATGCTTGATGCGTTGAGCAAACTGACCGATGAGCAAGTCACCCCAATGCTTACATATCCTGATGTAGTGACAGCGGAAGAGCTTTTAAAAAGGAGATTGGGAGCAGACCTGGAGGAAGAGGAATTATACGAGCCGTTTTGATATGGAGACCCACTCTGATCGAAACAGTCCATATTACAAATCTTTTAAACCCATGCAATGTAAAAGCAATGTAAAAGCAATGTTTTTGCAACCTTTATAGTTCAATCATTAAGACCTATCATAGAGACAAACATAGCAATCGTAATCTAGTAAGGAGGAGATCTGTATGAATAATCCAAAGCTACAGAAGCAGTACTACAACGTGAAGGAAATTGCCGAATTATTGGGCATAGCGGAAAAGACTGTTAGAAAGTATGTATGGAAAAGAACGATTCCGTATTTGAAAATCGGTGGCCATGTTCGATTCGACATCAACAAGATTCAGGCATGGTTGGAACAACGAGAAGTACCTACATTGGATGAAATCAGATATGGGAGTTGGGAGAGGAAGACAGACAGATGAATAGGCTTCCAGAAGGCAGGAGGTTCTGAAAATGGCAAAACAAACTAAACGATATATCATTCACGATGAAAATGCTCCCAGGGATGAGAAGGTCCTGAAGATGCGGGAGAAATACGGAGCTCGAGGATATGGCCTTTTCTGGGAAATAGTAGAATATCTGTTCTCTGCAGATGGTAAAGCTGAACTCAATGCCAAGGTAGTGAGTATGGCCATAGGAGAAGATGTAAGAACTGTGAGGAATTTCCTGTCCGATTGCATCGAGGTTTACCATCTATTCGAGTCCGATGGTACATGCTTCTGGTCGAATAAACTCCTAATACAGATAGATCAAAGCAAATGAAATAAATAATTGTTCCAGGGCTATACTCAACAATACTCAACTCACCTTCTTTCTGAAAAGAGTGGGGATGACGTTATAGTTTTGGGACGATACTCAACAAAACTCAACTCACCTTCTTTCTGAAAAGAGTGGGGTCAACGTTTGCAATCAAGGGTCCTTATCCGTTGCCGATGAACACAATGTCCCCATGAATTGTGTTTCACTTGTGATGTGGATACAAGAAAAAAGAGGCTGGAAGACCTCAAGAAATCATTGCTGGAGACATTGTCGGAGATGGAAGCTATCCGTCGGCCCACTGAGGAAATCAGATGGGAAGCTTGTGCATTTGCAAAGCACAGGACCAATGCTTTCAATGTTGGACACAGCAAGATCAAGCCTGTAAAACTACACACCAATGTTCAGGTGGAGGCCATCAACACCAGCGTGAACGGGATCATGGGATATCTGATCAGCCAGAATATCCGCTGGTTCAGCTTCACAACCCAGGGCAAGAACTTCCAGCGATCGGACAAGATCTACGGGGCGAAGGATTACCTCGAGCAGGTGATTTCCATGTTGCTCAATGTATTTGCACAGTGCAATTTCTATTCAGCAACACACCTTGCAACAAAGGACGCATTTGTACAGGGAACAAGCGCAGAATTCATCGTGGACAACCTCGATAATGGGAGCATGGTGTATGACACCATCGACCCGCAGGAGTATTACATCGGGGAGGATGAGATGCGGAAGGTGGACAAGTTCTTCCGAGTCTACGAGATTCCCGTGAAGCTTGCCTATGAACGCTGGGGTGACCAGCTCCCGAAGGAAGTCCTCAGGATGTACCACAATGGTGCAGGCCATCAGAGAATCAAGATGCTCCATGCAATCTATCCCCGTACCGATGCGTTGGACAAGAAAGGTAAGGCGATCATATCCACCGAGAAGCGCTTTGCCTCCGTTCACTACAGCTATGTGGGTGATGAGGTGTTTGCAGAGAGTGGCTACGACGAATTCCCTGTAGCGGTCCATAGGTGGACCCTCAACGGCACCAGTCCTTACGGGAGCTCCCCGGTCATCGAATACCTTGAGGAAATCAAGAAGCTGGACAAGCTTGAATACCTGTATGCGACATCCGCCGCAAAACAGGCAGATCCTCCAATCTTTGCTCCCGAGATACTCAAGGGAAGGCTCAACCTCAATCCAGGTGGAAGGAATTATGCAAACCTTGCACAGACGGGAGAACCAAAGCTGTTCCCGTCCTCCCTCGATCTCAATCATCTTGCAAATCAGATCCAGATTCTGACCCGTATGCTCCAGGCTGTATTGTACTCGGACCTGTTCAACATCCTGATGCGGCAGGACCAACAGAGGACCGCTACAGAGGTACGTGAGATCAAGGGGGAAGGCCTGGTATTGCTCTCCTCAATCATCGGGAACATGCAGGAAGAGAAAATCACCCCACTGATCATGCGGACGTACAACATCCTCCGCAAGGGAGGCTACCTGCCCCCACCACCGGAGGAGCTCATCAAGGCTTCTGAGAATGGGGAGGTCAAGGTTGAGTTGGATGGGCCACTCGCGCAGAACATGAAGGCATATCACCAGACGACCGGTATCACACAAGGCATGCAGGCTCTCGCAGCTGTCATGCAATTGAATCCGGATGCACAGGTGAATGTAGATTTCGATGAGCTGATTCGCCAGGCGATGAGTGCAAACGGGATGCCTCAGACAATCATCCGTGAGGTGGCGGAAGTGAAGAAAATCAAACAGAACCAGCAGAGATTGCTGGAAGCCCAAGCCGAGGCAGAGAGGCTCAAGATACAGGCTGATGCAGTCGGGAAGATGAACAGCCCAGAAGGGTCCTCTGCTCAGGAGATGATGCAAGGGGTGGTAGGCAGATGATCAACAAGGAACAGGAGATAGACAGGGAAACCATCAGCATGCGCAATGCGTTGCGTAACGTCTATCGGACAGAGGAAGGCCTTTTCGAACTGGCAAGAACCCTGCGTGAATGCGGGGTGTTCGACCAGATTCCTTGTGAGCCCGGGGCTGTGGAACTGCACAACCACGGCATACGGAAGATGGAAGACCTGGGCCTTCTGGATGAGGAGTCCTTGATTGAGCTCCTGAGATGGATGCTCAGCCATGAATGGAAACAACCGGTCGACTGACCGGATGAAGGAGAACGCGATGGATACGAACAATGGGACCAACACTGCTGTTGAACCTGAAGCCAACGGGGCGCCTGCGGCTGATGGGATGGAACAACAGGGGTCTGGGCAACCTGAGGGAACCCAAAGCACTGGCAATTCCACCCCTGAGGGTGGGAAGGGTACGGCCAGCCCTGCGTGGATGGCACAGCTACCGAACGACCTGAAGAACGAGGCTGATCTCCAGCAATACGCAACGCTGGCGGATTATGTGCGGAGCACAAGAGCCAAGAATGATGGGAGCGAGGGACCTGGAAGCAACACAAGGGAAACAGAGCCCATACAATACGAGAATTTTGAGAAGAGTCTGGATGCAGATTCCGACCCGTTCGGAGTGATTTCCGATTCCCTCAAGACGACATTGCAGGAAGCCGGTGTCCCAGAGGAGGTTGCAGAGAAGGTGTTCGATGCAGTTTCCGCCGGGCAGGAAGGTTCCACGAAGCAACTGATCGAGAAGGGAAAGGATTGGTGTGAGGCGCAGCTGAAGAAGACATGGGGTGACAAGTACGACGAGAAGCGCAAGGCGATGAGCAGGGCGTATGTAGCGTTGGTACAACCCGATGAGAATCTTGCAAGCGCATTGGATCGTACAGGGGCAAGCATAAACCCGGCAGTGGCTGATTTGTTGGCGAGAATCGGGGAGTCCATCAGGGAAGATGGCTCATTCCCGAGCAACACCACAGCCTCACGGGGGAAAAACCCCAAGGTGCCGGTCCATTATCCAGACTGAGGAGGGTAAATGCCTGATTATTTGACATTCGCAGACGTTGCGGCCGCAACCCACAACGAGGATCTCGTCCCTGTAGTGGATGAGGTAACCAAGCGCGTAACCATGTGGAACGATGCACCGTGGAAGGCCTCGAGCGACATGCTCAGGGATATCGGTGGCCGTGAGGGTGATCCCCCGCGTGGGACTTGGGTCGCCATCGATGAAGGGGCCAAGCCAAACAAGGGATCGCAGGAGAAGTATGCTGAGGAGCTCGGCATCATTGAGGCATGGTCGAGAAGCCTGAAGAAGACCATGGATATCAGCCCCCATGACAAGGAGCTTCGCTGGCGTGAGGATCGCAGGCACCTGCGTGGGCTCGGCTTGGATCTCGAGGAAGGATTGCTGTACGGCAACCGCAACCAGGACCCGAGAAAGTTCCTTGGCTTCATGCCCCGGTTCACGAAGGTGACAGACATTGACGGGGTGGCAGGAGATGAGCAACTGCCGTTCATCACGCTTGATGCAAAGGGTGACAACGCAAATGGGATGTCGTCCATTCTTCTTGTCTATTGGGATGTGGACGAGGGAGCACACCTGTTGTATCCGAGCCACAAGAAGGACAACGGCATGGAGTTCACAGCATATCCATATGTGGCGGAAACCCAGCCGGATGGAACCATCATCGAGGTTGCAAAGACCAAGTATGCCTGCACGGCAGGTCTTGGGATCGCAAACCGTAAGAGTGTGATCAGGATTGCCAACATTGATACCTCAACAGAGAACATGACCACTACACTCACTAACCTTGAGGCGGCAATCTATGATGCCTTCGCGGCAATGCCAGTGGACTTCCAGAGCAGGGCGACACTCTATGCGAACAACAGGGTGATCAGCCTCATGCGCAAGGGATATGCGGGTCGTGTCTCCCCTGCAAAGTATGTCGATGCAATTCCCAAGAATGCCATCGGGGATGTCATGTTCGACTCGTTTGTAGTCCGCCGTTGTGATTCGATGCTTTCCACCGAATCCAAGCTGGTATGAGGAGGTGCTAGATGATTATTGAGAAGACTAGAACGGTATTCAGCCCGATCATGCTTCCATTGACCGAGGTGGGGGCAAATGCAACCTACAACGGGGTGGAGATTGATTTTGGTGCAAAGAACCAGACCGTGGAGACCAATGAGGTCCTGGAGGTGTATCTGGCCGAAGGAGCGACCTCTGCAGGTGCACCGACCTTGCAGGTGATTGTGGAGGCCAAGGATCCCGAGGGTGCATTCAAGCAGGTGGCATCCGGTGAGATGCTCTCCCTTGCAGACCTCGGTGAAGGGGCTGAGGTGTACAAGGCCGCTCTGCCAGACGGATGTGGTCAGATTGTACGGGTCAGTCTGAAGAACGCGACTGCAGATACCTTCACTGGAGGGTCCGCAGTCGGGGTTGTGAGGCCTTTGTGATGGATACCTATGTAGCCAAGAGGGATTGCTACTGGAATGGTTTGTTCCTGAAGAAGGGACAGACAATCAAGGTGGCAAAAGGGACGGTCATCAGTTTCAACCTGCTTGAGAAGTTGGCCGAGGAAGAGCCTGCCCCCAAGAAGGCAGTCTCGAAAAAGTGAATGACAGGGGGCTTCGGCCCCCGAATTGTTGGAGCATATGATGACAGACCTTGAGCTTTACAGCATTGCACTTTCCCTGTTCGATCGCGAGGTCACCCAGGAAGACCTGGACAGCCCGAATCCCTCAAGGGAGGTGCGTTTGTGCAAGCTGTATCATAACCTGGCCCAACTCAGGGTGATGCGTGAGTTCGACTGGTCTTTTCTGATTGTCAGGCTCCAGCTTGACTTGGAAGACGATGAACCTGGGAGGGGATATCTTCATGGGTTCCTTCTCCCGGAGGGTTTGCTCAAGGTTGTCCATGCATTCAGTGAATTCCCCTATGAGGTGGCAGGGGGGAGAATCTATACGGATATTGATGAGCCGGTGGTATACGGCATCATGGAAAGCCTGCCTGCAAGCCATGTGCCTGCAGATTTCTATGAGTTGATCGCCTATGCACTTGCCTACCAAATCGCACCTCTCCTGGCACCGGAAGGGAAGATAGACCAGATTACGCTTCAGAAGTACACATGGGCGCTCAATGGATTGATTTCCACTGAATGTCACAACAACAGCCGGGAGGGGTGAGATGGCTGATGTGTTGATCAACAACTTCACGAGCGGGGAAGTGTCACCCAAGCTAGGGGGAAGGCCGGACCTGGGAATCTATCACTCCGGTGTCAGTCGGCTTGAGAACTTCCTTGCCATGTTGCAGGGAGGTATAACAAGAAGGCCGGGTACTGAATTGCTCGATACCTTGGAAAAGGAATGCAGGCTCATCCCATTCACGATCAGTGTGGATCTCTCATTCATCATCGAGCTGCGACCCGAGGAAATTTATATCAGGAACAGTGATGGGACGCTGTACCCGGTCATTGTGTCAGGAGAGGACGCTCTCGGGGGGAAGAAGGTTCCCTATACCGCTGGAGAGTTGTCGGAGATCCAGTTCACCCAGGATTACGAGACGCTGTATCTGGCACACAGGAACCATGCACCCAGACAGTTGCGGTACATCGGGGGAAGCTTCACATGGTCCACACTGGTGCCCACTACGGACAACATCTATGACGGGTTGTTCCAAGGTGAGGGCAACTATCCAGGCTGTGTTGCCTACTGCAGCAACCGGCTCTGGTTTGCCTCCAGCATCAACCATCCCTACAGGTTGTGGGCCTCACGGCCATTCGTGACCAATGACTTCAGGACTTATGATGTTGTTGTCTCTGTGGACAAGGTGATCAAGGATCCCCCTTGGCCTGAAGGTTGGGAAGAGGACCAGTCGCTCATCTATGAAGAGAAGACTACCTCCAGGGAAGTGACAAGTGCCGACAACGCGATGATTCTCGAGGTGGGATCCAACAGGAATGACCGGATTGAGTGGCTCACTGTCGGGAAGAACCTCGTTGTGGGTACCTCGAGCGGAGAATGGATCATGCCCGGCAACATCAATGCACTGGAACCTTCCATCGTGCAAACATCAGCGTACGGCAGTGCCCCTCTACAGGCTCTGAACGTGAATGAGGATATCCTGTTCATCCAGAGCGGACGGAAACGTTGCAGGGGCTATGTGATGGCGGATGGTGGTTACAGCAGCCCGGACCTGACTTTCACTGCAGACCATATCCTCGCATCGGGGGTCAGGGAGTGGGTTTTCCAACGCATCCCTGAACCAAGGGTATACATGGTCCTGGACAATGGGGACCT containing:
- a CDS encoding portal protein, producing the protein MDTRKKRLEDLKKSLLETLSEMEAIRRPTEEIRWEACAFAKHRTNAFNVGHSKIKPVKLHTNVQVEAINTSVNGIMGYLISQNIRWFSFTTQGKNFQRSDKIYGAKDYLEQVISMLLNVFAQCNFYSATHLATKDAFVQGTSAEFIVDNLDNGSMVYDTIDPQEYYIGEDEMRKVDKFFRVYEIPVKLAYERWGDQLPKEVLRMYHNGAGHQRIKMLHAIYPRTDALDKKGKAIISTEKRFASVHYSYVGDEVFAESGYDEFPVAVHRWTLNGTSPYGSSPVIEYLEEIKKLDKLEYLYATSAAKQADPPIFAPEILKGRLNLNPGGRNYANLAQTGEPKLFPSSLDLNHLANQIQILTRMLQAVLYSDLFNILMRQDQQRTATEVREIKGEGLVLLSSIIGNMQEEKITPLIMRTYNILRKGGYLPPPPEELIKASENGEVKVELDGPLAQNMKAYHQTTGITQGMQALAAVMQLNPDAQVNVDFDELIRQAMSANGMPQTIIREVAEVKKIKQNQQRLLEAQAEAERLKIQADAVGKMNSPEGSSAQEMMQGVVGR
- a CDS encoding Lin1244/Lin1753 domain-containing protein, with protein sequence MAKQTKRYIIHDENAPRDEKVLKMREKYGARGYGLFWEIVEYLFSADGKAELNAKVVSMAIGEDVRTVRNFLSDCIEVYHLFESDGTCFWSNKLLIQIDQSK
- a CDS encoding Bbp16 family capsid cement protein; amino-acid sequence: MIIEKTRTVFSPIMLPLTEVGANATYNGVEIDFGAKNQTVETNEVLEVYLAEGATSAGAPTLQVIVEAKDPEGAFKQVASGEMLSLADLGEGAEVYKAALPDGCGQIVRVSLKNATADTFTGGSAVGVVRPL
- the terL gene encoding phage terminase large subunit — its product is MVTRDQFIVECQRIIDGFNSKDDMEGLREWMRYMVRHNIFFLALFVCEREDFNRDWLYDRCQEVQAHPDGFIDIWAREHYKSSIITWLKTMQDILIDPEERICIYSFNQTLAKSFVNQVKTEFETNWRLKWLFPEILWDDPLKGTYIDENGVRQRIPWTTDSIRVKRRNRAKEDTLTASGLVTGQKTGGHYTILVYDDVVTLDSVTTPEMIDRTTKAYEMSLNTGASSGGKPTKVRIIGTRYHYADTYSVILKRGSAKPRIYPCVDDHGNPVLLSREILADKKKDLGSWVYASQMMCDPRQAGSMGFLREWIKPWTPAIWENLNRVIIVDPADKIKRKSDYTVMWVIGLGADRNYYVIDMIRDKLSLTGRTNALFALHQKYRPNLGVFYESVGMQADTQHIEEQMELRNYRFPLYPVKATSAKGLRIESLEPLFSNHRIYMPEVIWWRNWEGETVNLMEQFLQDEYLAYPFCSHDDMLDALSKLTDEQVTPMLTYPDVVTAEELLKRRLGADLEEEELYEPF
- a CDS encoding major capsid protein encodes the protein MPDYLTFADVAAATHNEDLVPVVDEVTKRVTMWNDAPWKASSDMLRDIGGREGDPPRGTWVAIDEGAKPNKGSQEKYAEELGIIEAWSRSLKKTMDISPHDKELRWREDRRHLRGLGLDLEEGLLYGNRNQDPRKFLGFMPRFTKVTDIDGVAGDEQLPFITLDAKGDNANGMSSILLVYWDVDEGAHLLYPSHKKDNGMEFTAYPYVAETQPDGTIIEVAKTKYACTAGLGIANRKSVIRIANIDTSTENMTTTLTNLEAAIYDAFAAMPVDFQSRATLYANNRVISLMRKGYAGRVSPAKYVDAIPKNAIGDVMFDSFVVRRCDSMLSTESKLV
- a CDS encoding helix-turn-helix domain-containing protein; amino-acid sequence: MNNPKLQKQYYNVKEIAELLGIAEKTVRKYVWKRTIPYLKIGGHVRFDINKIQAWLEQREVPTLDEIRYGSWERKTDR